A window of Gadus chalcogrammus isolate NIFS_2021 chromosome 16, NIFS_Gcha_1.0, whole genome shotgun sequence contains these coding sequences:
- the LOC130405704 gene encoding probable basic-leucine zipper transcription factor Q: MASLFQGRDLELHEMNKAPQPIAGPPHPAPSPGLPQANFPPGQPPSMVFASPPPPQMNPTPQPRQTHTLAGKDPTLSPKRHQSVSMPCLCSPPGPGLYTNRCDLWSDLWCDLWSILHQQVRPALGAGPRGLPPSSAPRPVAPTHVYQAGPGSQMMMIPQQPLAFPSSPQGTAYFIPGQYRPTYVTTPQQYSLPAGTPGFYPSSTADYGPYAGAYYPAQFASPVQAAPVIMSPAPQQQQQQQQQQQQQQQQQQHQQQQQQQQHQQQQQQQQQQQQQQQQQHQQQQQQAHQQQQQQQQQQQQQQQQLQQQQQQPTPPPPSQHIATKRERKQVKSPSSSSHFLNAFSTFPFALDL, from the exons ATGGCTTCGCTGTTCCAGGGGCGGGACTTGG AACTCCATGAAATGAATAAAGCACCACAGCCTATAGCAGGACCCCcgcaccccgccccctcccccggcctccCACAG GCCAACTTTCCCCCTGGGCAACCTCCCTCCATGGTCTTTGCCAGCCCACCGCCTCCACAAATGAACCCCACACCTCAGCCCCGACAG ACCCACACCCTGGCGGGCAAAGATCCCACACTCAGCCCCAAAAGGCACCAGTCTGTCAGCATGCCCTGCTTGTG tTCGCCCCCGGGCCCCGGCCTATACACCAACAG GTGTGATCTGTGGTCTGACCTCTGGTGTGACCTGTGGT CCATACTACACCAACAGGTCAGGCCTGCCCTCGgggccgggccccggggcctgccCCCCAGCAGCGCCCCGCGGCCCGTGGCCCCCACCCACGTGTACCAGGCGGGACCCGGCTCCCAGATGATGATGATCCCCCAGCAGCCACTAGCCTTCCCCAGCTCCCCGCAGGGCACCGCCTACTTCATTCCTGGACAG taCCGGCCCACCTACGTGACCACGCCCCAGCAGTACTCCCTCCCGGCGGGCACGCCCGGCTTCTACCCCAGCAGCACGGCGGATTACGGTCCTTATG CGGGGGCCTACTACCCGGCCCAGTTTGCGTCCCCTGTGCAGGCGGCGCCGGTCATCATGAGCCCCgccccacagcagcagcagcagcagcaacagcagcaacagcagcaacaacaacaacagcagcatcaacagcagcaacaacagcaacaacatcaacaacaacagcagcaacaacagcaacaacaacagcaacaacagcaacaacatcaacaacaacagcaacaagcacatcagcagcagcagcaacagcagcaacagcagcagcagcagcagcagcagctgcagcagcagcagcagcagccgactccacctccaccttcccaGCACATCGCCACCAAGCGAGAACGCAAACAGGTAAAGTCACCCTCATCCTCGTCTCACTTCTTaaatgctttttcgacttttccctttgctttagacttaTGA